In the genome of Desulfofarcimen acetoxidans DSM 771, one region contains:
- a CDS encoding TrpB-like pyridoxal phosphate-dependent enzyme: MSATKILLSEKEMPTRWYNIQADMPNLPKPPLNPVTKQPVGPEDLSAIFPMELIKQEVTRERWIDIPEEVQEIYHLWRPSPVMRAKQLEKALDTPAKIYFKYEGVSPAGSHKLNTAVPQAYFNMKEGIMRLATETGAGQWGVALSQACNFFGMKCLVYMVKVSYHQKPYRRSMMQIFGSNVVASPSELTEAGRKILADNPESPGSLGIAISEAVEDAAKRDDTNYALGSVLNHVLLHQTVIGLEAKEQLAKDDVYPDIVIACCGGGSNFGGMAFPFVYDKLTKGTNVRLIAAEPSACPTLTRGHFGYDYGDVAGLTPLLWMYTLGTDFMPPGIHSGGLRYHGDSPLVSQLLHDGIIEAKSFNQTSVFNAAVLFAKCMGIVPAPESSHAIQCAIEEALAAKEAGEAKTIIFNLSGHGFLDLPSYDSFMAGKLIDYPLPEEELKQSLARLPQI; this comes from the coding sequence ATGAGTGCCACTAAGATACTGTTATCGGAAAAAGAAATGCCTACCCGCTGGTATAATATACAGGCGGACATGCCCAATTTACCAAAACCACCTTTGAACCCGGTTACCAAACAACCGGTTGGTCCGGAAGATTTATCTGCAATCTTTCCCATGGAACTGATTAAACAGGAGGTAACCCGGGAACGGTGGATAGATATTCCTGAAGAGGTTCAGGAAATATATCACCTGTGGAGACCTTCACCTGTTATGAGGGCAAAGCAACTGGAAAAAGCCCTTGATACACCGGCAAAAATATATTTTAAGTACGAGGGTGTCAGCCCGGCCGGAAGCCATAAACTAAACACCGCTGTTCCTCAGGCATACTTTAATATGAAAGAGGGCATTATGCGTCTGGCTACTGAAACCGGTGCAGGACAATGGGGAGTTGCACTTTCCCAGGCCTGCAACTTTTTTGGCATGAAATGTTTGGTATATATGGTAAAGGTAAGCTACCACCAAAAACCCTACAGGCGTTCTATGATGCAGATTTTTGGTTCCAATGTAGTAGCCAGTCCCAGTGAATTAACTGAGGCAGGCAGAAAAATATTAGCAGATAACCCGGAATCGCCGGGCAGTCTCGGTATTGCTATCAGCGAGGCTGTGGAAGACGCGGCCAAAAGAGATGATACGAATTATGCTCTGGGCAGTGTGCTTAATCATGTGCTTTTGCACCAAACAGTTATAGGTTTGGAGGCTAAAGAACAGCTGGCTAAAGATGACGTTTATCCTGACATAGTTATTGCCTGCTGCGGCGGCGGGAGTAATTTCGGCGGCATGGCATTTCCTTTTGTCTATGACAAGCTGACCAAGGGTACCAATGTTCGCCTGATTGCAGCAGAGCCCAGCGCTTGTCCGACTCTTACAAGGGGACATTTCGGCTATGATTATGGTGATGTGGCAGGTTTAACCCCGCTGCTATGGATGTATACTTTGGGTACCGACTTTATGCCGCCCGGCATTCATTCAGGCGGTTTAAGATACCACGGTGATTCGCCGTTGGTAAGTCAATTACTGCATGACGGTATTATTGAGGCCAAGTCCTTTAACCAGACTTCTGTATTTAACGCAGCTGTTTTGTTTGCCAAGTGTATGGGTATAGTACCGGCTCCCGAATCTTCTCATGCTATTCAATGTGCTATTGAAGAAGCTTTAGCTGCAAAAGAAGCAGGGGAAGCTAAAACCATAATATTTAATTTAAGTGGTCATGGTTTCCTTGATTTACCCTCGTATGACAGTTTTATGGCCGGAAAGCTTATTGATTATCCGTTGCCTGAAGAGGAATTAAAGCAATCTTTAGCCAGATTGCCGCAGATTTAA
- the lysA gene encoding diaminopimelate decarboxylase, with the protein MKLHGTMRINESGHLTIGNCDTVDLVREYSTPLYVLDEKYFRSNCREYYRAFSDRFNSDVIYASKTLLNTAVCRMIEEEGLCLDIVSGGELYTALKAGFPASRMYFHGNNKTTDELKLALEAGVGRYIVDNLYELELLNNMAGKANITADILLRITPGVEAHTHEYIKTGQIDSKFGLAIETGQAMEGTKKALNLANVRLHGFHCHIGSQIFELESFAHAANIMMSFINNVRTETAFTAAELDLGGGLGIYYFEGDEPKPVKELADIIINEVRKQADEYCLPVPKIMVEPGRSISGPAGITLYTVGSVKDIPGIRKYVAVDGGMNDNPRPALYQSRYEAALANKMNEKETELVSIAGKCCESGDMLIKDTKLPPAEPGDVLVVTSTGAYNYAMSMNYNRITRPAMILVNEGAAEVIVQRETFEDLIRNDLIPKHLQKKEAVNIAKAE; encoded by the coding sequence ATGAAGTTACATGGTACCATGCGTATAAATGAAAGCGGCCATTTAACTATCGGCAATTGTGATACGGTAGATCTGGTTCGTGAATACAGTACTCCGCTTTATGTTCTGGATGAGAAGTATTTTCGCAGTAATTGCCGGGAGTATTACCGTGCCTTTAGTGATAGATTTAACTCCGACGTAATTTATGCCAGCAAAACTTTGCTCAACACCGCTGTTTGCCGCATGATTGAAGAAGAGGGCTTATGTTTGGACATAGTTTCCGGAGGTGAACTATATACTGCTTTAAAAGCGGGTTTTCCTGCTTCCAGAATGTATTTTCACGGTAATAATAAAACAACGGATGAACTGAAACTGGCATTAGAAGCCGGAGTAGGCCGTTATATTGTAGATAATCTTTATGAATTGGAATTGTTGAATAATATGGCCGGCAAAGCTAATATTACAGCAGATATTCTGTTGCGCATCACACCGGGAGTTGAGGCTCATACCCATGAATACATTAAGACCGGACAAATTGATTCCAAGTTTGGCCTGGCTATAGAAACAGGTCAAGCCATGGAGGGTACTAAAAAAGCTTTGAATTTAGCTAATGTCCGGTTGCATGGTTTTCACTGTCATATAGGTTCGCAGATTTTTGAACTGGAGTCCTTTGCCCATGCAGCAAATATAATGATGTCATTTATTAATAACGTGCGTACAGAAACCGCTTTTACCGCTGCTGAATTGGATTTGGGCGGTGGCCTGGGGATTTATTACTTTGAAGGTGATGAACCCAAACCGGTAAAAGAACTGGCAGATATAATCATCAATGAAGTGCGCAAGCAAGCTGATGAATATTGTTTGCCTGTGCCTAAGATTATGGTTGAGCCTGGTCGTTCTATCAGCGGGCCGGCGGGGATAACTTTATATACTGTCGGATCAGTAAAAGATATTCCCGGTATTCGCAAATATGTTGCTGTGGACGGAGGTATGAATGATAACCCCCGCCCGGCTTTGTATCAGTCCCGATATGAGGCGGCCCTGGCTAATAAAATGAATGAGAAAGAAACTGAGCTTGTATCAATTGCCGGCAAATGCTGTGAATCAGGAGATATGCTGATTAAGGATACTAAGCTACCCCCGGCGGAACCGGGTGATGTCCTTGTTGTCACCAGTACCGGTGCCTATAATTATGCTATGTCCATGAACTATAACCGGATTACCAGACCGGCTATGATTCTCGTAAATGAAGGTGCTGCTGAGGTTATTGTCCAGAGGGAAACATTTGAAGATTTAATCCGTAATGATTTGATTCCCAAACACCTGCAAAAAAAAGAGGCTGTTAACATAGCTAAGGCTGAATAA
- a CDS encoding CBS domain-containing protein yields MEIITSHINTDMDALASMVAAQKLYPYAKMVFPGKLSKTVEEFMSLHKDTINIRTVKQIDLKKTKKLIIVDTKNPRRIGKIADILSNPELEVHIYDHHPWADGDVRGKIEIVEPIGATATLLVEQIKGKDIPLSSVEATVLALGIYSDTGSLIFNTTTPRDAAAVAFLLGQGANLSVIADFLGRPLTDEQKSLLKTLLVSAEHHLISGAKILIAKGTVDDFVEGLALLTHQLAEIEKLDAVFTVVMMEDRTHIVARSSIPGINTNEILSGFGGGGHAAAASATVKTQNIEEVINTLLKYIRGKVHPPMKVSNIMSSPVKTVPPEMTITEVNALMLRYGHTGMPVVQGDNMVGVISKRDVEKAVHHGLGHAPVKGYMTRNVLTVDPEMSVSEVQKIMIENDIGRLPVTRDGMPVGIVSRTDILRTMHEGFQASHWTIYSQKDKSKYVYQNLREALKRKLAPIAWNLLQEAGKTAAEMGYNVYTAGGIVRDALLGVESLDVDLVVEGNGILLARALSEKSGAFLRVHEKFGTAEICFPNGLQIDVATARVEFYEYPAALPEVESSSLKQDLYRRDFTINAMAVILGEERFGDLIDPFDGRDDLYKGLVRVLHNLSFVEDPTRILRALRFEQRYHMRIEQQTLSLLRRAVKDGMLERVSVERLWEELKHIMAENNPVKILQRLAEVEAWQYIFPGIEYWDIQPVLSNLPEAIALLKEHGQPEPEPWLPYWLSILHRSQPAMAENLCQRYNLSKRQSVMTRQIVEMLPDIVKLLQNKKIKLSEAADILLSVPVEAYALLLSLLPGDYQEHFLNLLEAMQTNKPCIGGEEIKKLGYRPGPIYKQVLDALRRARLDGQINSTEDEIVFVKEFLRECKDFKKGV; encoded by the coding sequence ATGGAGATTATAACCAGTCATATTAACACCGACATGGATGCGTTGGCCTCTATGGTTGCAGCACAAAAATTATATCCTTATGCCAAAATGGTTTTCCCTGGGAAACTATCAAAGACAGTGGAAGAATTTATGTCTTTACATAAAGATACTATAAACATTCGAACTGTAAAACAGATCGATTTAAAGAAAACTAAAAAGCTAATCATAGTGGATACAAAAAATCCCCGGCGGATTGGCAAAATAGCTGACATTCTTTCCAACCCGGAGTTGGAAGTACATATTTATGATCATCACCCCTGGGCTGACGGAGATGTAAGGGGAAAAATAGAAATAGTTGAGCCGATAGGAGCTACGGCTACTTTGTTGGTAGAACAAATTAAAGGAAAAGATATACCTTTAAGCTCTGTAGAAGCTACGGTGTTGGCGTTGGGAATATACAGCGACACCGGTTCACTGATTTTTAATACAACAACTCCCAGAGATGCTGCGGCAGTCGCTTTTTTGCTGGGACAGGGAGCAAATCTCTCTGTTATAGCTGATTTTTTGGGAAGACCATTAACGGACGAGCAAAAATCTCTTCTTAAAACTCTATTGGTTTCTGCCGAGCATCACTTAATCAGCGGTGCAAAAATACTCATAGCCAAAGGTACGGTTGATGATTTTGTGGAGGGCTTGGCTCTGCTCACTCACCAGTTAGCAGAAATTGAAAAATTAGATGCTGTATTTACTGTGGTAATGATGGAAGACCGTACTCATATCGTAGCCCGAAGTTCCATACCCGGTATAAATACCAATGAAATTCTTTCAGGCTTCGGAGGCGGTGGGCATGCGGCGGCGGCTTCAGCCACTGTAAAAACCCAGAATATCGAAGAAGTAATCAACACTTTGCTAAAATATATTCGCGGTAAGGTTCACCCGCCCATGAAAGTGTCAAACATCATGTCTTCCCCGGTAAAAACTGTGCCCCCTGAAATGACCATAACTGAAGTAAATGCTTTAATGCTGCGTTACGGCCACACAGGTATGCCTGTTGTGCAGGGTGATAATATGGTCGGTGTTATATCCAAGCGTGACGTTGAAAAAGCTGTTCACCACGGCTTGGGACACGCGCCGGTAAAGGGTTATATGACCAGAAATGTTTTAACCGTAGACCCGGAAATGTCCGTGTCGGAAGTGCAAAAAATTATGATAGAAAATGATATCGGCAGACTGCCTGTTACCAGGGACGGCATGCCCGTAGGAATTGTATCAAGGACAGACATACTTCGCACTATGCACGAAGGTTTTCAGGCCAGTCACTGGACAATATATTCTCAAAAAGATAAATCGAAGTATGTTTATCAAAATTTGCGTGAGGCTTTGAAAAGAAAACTTGCTCCAATTGCCTGGAACCTGTTGCAGGAAGCAGGTAAAACCGCAGCCGAGATGGGTTATAATGTTTATACTGCGGGCGGTATAGTTAGAGATGCCTTACTGGGTGTGGAGTCTTTAGATGTGGATCTGGTTGTAGAGGGCAACGGCATCCTGTTAGCCAGAGCGCTGAGTGAAAAGAGCGGGGCTTTCTTGAGAGTGCACGAAAAGTTTGGTACGGCAGAGATTTGTTTTCCCAACGGCCTGCAAATTGATGTAGCCACTGCCAGGGTAGAGTTTTATGAATATCCGGCAGCATTGCCCGAAGTGGAATCATCTTCCTTAAAACAGGATCTATATAGGAGAGATTTTACTATAAATGCCATGGCGGTAATTCTGGGTGAGGAAAGATTCGGCGACTTAATAGATCCCTTTGACGGTCGGGATGATCTGTATAAAGGTTTGGTGCGTGTTCTGCATAATCTGAGTTTTGTAGAAGATCCTACCAGAATATTGCGGGCGCTTCGATTTGAGCAGCGCTATCATATGAGAATTGAGCAGCAGACCCTTTCGCTGTTGAGAAGGGCTGTTAAAGACGGCATGCTGGAAAGAGTCTCTGTAGAGAGGCTATGGGAAGAATTAAAACATATCATGGCGGAAAACAATCCTGTTAAGATACTGCAGCGGCTGGCAGAAGTTGAAGCATGGCAGTATATTTTTCCGGGAATAGAATACTGGGATATACAGCCGGTTCTTTCCAATTTGCCGGAAGCCATAGCTTTGCTTAAAGAGCACGGTCAGCCGGAGCCTGAACCCTGGCTGCCTTACTGGTTGTCCATATTGCACAGATCACAGCCAGCAATGGCTGAGAACCTTTGTCAACGCTATAACTTGAGCAAAAGACAAAGCGTCATGACTAGGCAAATAGTGGAGATGTTGCCCGATATAGTTAAATTGCTGCAAAATAAAAAAATAAAGCTCAGTGAAGCTGCTGATATATTACTATCGGTACCCGTTGAGGCTTATGCGCTGCTATTAAGCCTCTTGCCGGGGGATTATCAGGAGCACTTTCTAAATTTATTAGAAGCAATGCAGACTAATAAACCCTGTATCGGTGGAGAGGAAATAAAAAAATTGGGTTACCGTCCCGGACCTATTTATAAACAAGTTCTGGATGCTCTCCGGCGTGCTCGCCTGGATGGGCAAATAAATAGTACTGAGGATGAAATTGTTTTTGTAAAAGAGTTTTTGCGAGAATGTAAAGACTTTAAGAAGGGGGTTTAA
- a CDS encoding site-2 protease family protein gives MHFPSLLEIALMLPAIVLGFTFHELAHGWMAYRLGDNTALNAGRLTVNPLAHVDPIGLLLLFIAGFGWAKPVPVNPYNLHVDAGKGMMLISLAGPAANMIIAVIAAVLLGVIHWQNPYMTAILEIMIRINVVLAIFNLLPIPPLDGSKILAGIIPYKQQWLHNLETYGMIILMVLVFFTNIIGNILNFIITPIVNFLIVNISSKLAAIF, from the coding sequence ATGCACTTTCCGTCTTTGCTGGAAATAGCGTTAATGCTTCCGGCCATAGTACTGGGCTTTACTTTCCACGAATTGGCTCACGGCTGGATGGCTTACAGGCTGGGTGATAATACGGCGCTAAATGCAGGCAGGCTAACGGTTAATCCTTTGGCCCACGTTGATCCTATAGGGCTTTTACTGCTTTTTATAGCAGGATTTGGTTGGGCTAAACCGGTACCTGTCAATCCCTATAATCTCCATGTGGATGCAGGTAAAGGGATGATGTTGATTTCTCTGGCCGGGCCTGCCGCTAACATGATAATTGCCGTGATCGCGGCTGTCCTGTTGGGGGTAATTCACTGGCAGAATCCCTATATGACCGCTATCTTAGAAATTATGATCAGAATCAACGTTGTGCTGGCTATATTTAATCTACTGCCCATCCCGCCTTTAGACGGGTCAAAAATTTTAGCCGGCATTATACCCTATAAACAGCAATGGCTGCATAATTTAGAAACTTACGGTATGATAATATTAATGGTATTAGTATTTTTTACTAATATCATAGGAAATATATTAAATTTTATAATAACCCCGATTGTAAACTTTTTAATTGTTAATATTTCCAGTAAACTGGCTGCTATTTTTTAG
- the trpS gene encoding tryptophan--tRNA ligase: MRVLSGIQPSGSLHLGNYFGMMKRMIDYQENHELFCFLVNYHALTTVFDSELLRRQTFEAVCDFLALGLDPEKSVFWVQSDVPEVTELTWILSNVTGMGLLERCHAFKDKTAKGIPANHGLFAYPVLMAADILLFGGEKVPVGKDQKQHLEVAKDIALRFNNAYGETFVVPEPDIEEDFAVVPGTDGQKMSKSYGNNIEIFADEKTLKKKIMGIMTDSTPVDQPKPVEGNILFDLYSLFLDDKDKEKLKERFITPGLKYGDLKKEILAVIWEYFAPYRQEREKIVRDKAYVLKTMQKGANKARQAAAVYLEKAKHNVGLDYRSLL, from the coding sequence ATGCGTGTACTTTCAGGAATTCAACCCTCAGGTTCTCTGCATTTGGGCAACTATTTCGGTATGATGAAAAGAATGATTGATTATCAGGAGAATCATGAACTATTTTGTTTTTTAGTAAATTACCATGCTCTGACAACTGTTTTTGACAGTGAGCTTTTACGCCGGCAGACCTTTGAGGCTGTCTGCGATTTTCTTGCCCTAGGCCTTGATCCTGAAAAATCCGTCTTTTGGGTGCAATCTGATGTACCCGAGGTTACCGAATTGACCTGGATTTTATCAAACGTAACAGGTATGGGATTATTGGAGCGGTGCCATGCCTTTAAAGATAAAACTGCCAAAGGTATACCAGCCAATCACGGATTATTTGCCTATCCCGTGCTGATGGCTGCTGATATTCTGCTTTTTGGCGGTGAAAAGGTTCCGGTTGGCAAGGATCAAAAACAGCATTTAGAAGTAGCTAAAGACATTGCTCTTCGGTTTAATAATGCCTATGGAGAAACTTTTGTTGTACCGGAACCTGATATTGAGGAAGATTTTGCTGTAGTTCCGGGGACAGATGGTCAAAAAATGTCAAAATCTTACGGAAACAATATTGAAATATTTGCAGATGAAAAAACACTTAAAAAGAAGATTATGGGGATTATGACCGATTCCACTCCGGTTGATCAGCCCAAACCTGTTGAGGGTAATATACTTTTTGATCTTTACAGCTTATTTTTAGATGATAAAGACAAAGAGAAGCTGAAAGAAAGATTCATAACTCCCGGTCTTAAATACGGTGATTTAAAGAAAGAAATACTGGCTGTAATCTGGGAATACTTTGCTCCCTACAGGCAGGAACGGGAAAAAATTGTCAGGGATAAGGCATATGTATTGAAAACTATGCAAAAAGGTGCAAACAAAGCCAGGCAAGCGGCAGCTGTGTATTTAGAAAAAGCTAAACACAATGTGGGATTGGATTATCGTAGTCTTCTCTAG
- a CDS encoding Gmad2 immunoglobulin-like domain-containing protein produces MSKNKVIYILCLVIAITLSGCKTTQKPLDTDPPSSPKTLVPEVSTVAFDSIDIRNTPTPVQDVAKDMSGKEMAVWLKVNNTAYVLVNQSKNTSANRVEISEILRKIPIENYIWYQVTLNYKSANGQETAFINEPLAAKFTLPADYTISGVGFDFEKIKNIQTKPRAQEPLSPHTSEENRNTVSGPVTLEISNPLPDAEVTAPFRITGRLKNVTTQNKEQLIVRLRDDAGKVIVEKPVSSDQYRTGNNFEETLSYPALTTPEKGSVEALLFDRETGAEKNVVKIPVTLK; encoded by the coding sequence TTGAGCAAAAATAAGGTGATTTATATTCTATGCTTGGTTATTGCGATAACTCTAAGCGGTTGCAAAACAACTCAAAAGCCATTAGACACAGATCCACCGTCTTCACCTAAAACACTGGTGCCCGAGGTATCTACTGTTGCTTTCGATAGTATTGACATAAGGAATACTCCCACTCCGGTGCAGGATGTAGCGAAAGATATGTCCGGCAAGGAAATGGCGGTTTGGCTTAAAGTAAATAATACTGCTTACGTTCTGGTTAACCAAAGTAAAAACACATCAGCCAATCGGGTGGAAATATCCGAAATTCTACGCAAAATACCCATAGAAAATTACATTTGGTATCAGGTAACATTAAATTATAAGTCTGCCAACGGTCAAGAAACTGCTTTTATCAATGAGCCTCTGGCAGCCAAATTTACTCTTCCGGCTGATTATACGATCAGCGGAGTAGGTTTTGATTTTGAAAAAATAAAGAATATACAGACTAAACCAAGAGCACAGGAACCTTTATCACCTCATACCAGTGAGGAAAACCGGAATACTGTCTCAGGACCGGTGACGTTGGAAATCAGTAACCCGTTGCCTGACGCGGAGGTTACCGCCCCTTTTAGAATAACCGGCAGGCTAAAAAACGTAACCACCCAGAACAAAGAACAACTCATTGTCAGGTTGCGTGATGATGCCGGAAAGGTAATAGTGGAAAAACCCGTATCCTCTGACCAGTACCGTACCGGCAATAATTTTGAAGAAACACTTTCTTACCCGGCACTGACAACTCCGGAGAAGGGTAGTGTGGAAGCACTTTTATTTGACCGTGAAACGGGCGCTGAAAAAAATGTAGTAAAAATACCTGTGACTTTAAAGTGA
- a CDS encoding DUF2953 domain-containing protein gives MKILAILFICFIIISVLILILLFLPLKIRLKFLREKNNDFLSIRISFFHGLLKYKLDIPKINLLLFQSALKLEAETVGDNLAGNDVHKKYSLGYLYKKFFNWYPEIKDYMEAGKYLLKKVVPRDIKWRTEFGFSDAALTGISAGILWAVKSSLLSVLYRIFAPTTRLPEIKIIPRFNEKTLQINLDCIFDVKIGYIMITALIILKIYFQHLLYKNVCYLRGVFGGRTTAPN, from the coding sequence GTGAAAATACTTGCAATCTTATTTATTTGTTTTATCATTATCTCGGTCTTGATTTTGATCTTGTTATTTCTACCGCTTAAAATCAGACTGAAATTTTTACGTGAGAAAAATAACGACTTCTTGTCAATTAGAATATCTTTTTTTCACGGCTTGTTAAAATATAAACTGGACATACCAAAGATAAACTTGCTTTTATTCCAGTCGGCATTGAAACTGGAAGCGGAGACAGTGGGAGATAATTTGGCGGGCAATGATGTTCATAAGAAATACTCTTTAGGCTACTTGTATAAAAAATTTTTCAACTGGTATCCGGAAATAAAAGACTATATGGAAGCAGGTAAATATCTGCTAAAAAAAGTTGTCCCCCGTGACATAAAATGGAGGACGGAATTTGGCTTTTCAGATGCCGCGTTAACGGGAATATCGGCAGGGATTTTATGGGCTGTAAAAAGTTCACTGCTTTCCGTCTTGTATAGAATTTTTGCTCCAACAACCAGGCTGCCGGAGATCAAAATAATACCAAGATTCAATGAAAAAACCCTGCAAATAAACCTGGATTGCATATTTGATGTAAAAATTGGTTACATTATGATTACTGCTTTAATAATTCTTAAGATTTATTTTCAGCATTTGTTATATAAGAATGTTTGTTATTTAAGGGGGGTATTTGGTGGCAGAACAACAGCACCCAATTGA
- the ytfJ gene encoding GerW family sporulation protein yields the protein MAEQQHPIEGLMKTAMESIKEMVDVNTIVGDPVETPDGNVIIPISRVACGFAAGGGEFEAGGNGENEQSIPGFGGGSGAGVSVQPVGFLVVGQGQVRLLPVDGNALYDRIIDMAPQIINQIQTMLERLKGNKQQNQQTVSAQPQSMPPVQ from the coding sequence GTGGCAGAACAACAGCACCCAATTGAAGGTTTAATGAAAACTGCCATGGAAAGCATTAAAGAAATGGTAGATGTGAACACTATTGTCGGCGATCCTGTTGAAACACCCGACGGCAATGTAATTATTCCAATCTCCCGTGTTGCCTGTGGCTTTGCGGCAGGTGGGGGGGAGTTTGAAGCCGGAGGAAACGGTGAAAATGAACAAAGTATTCCTGGGTTCGGGGGTGGCAGCGGGGCAGGTGTGTCAGTTCAACCGGTTGGTTTTTTGGTCGTAGGACAAGGTCAAGTGAGACTTTTGCCTGTCGATGGAAACGCTTTATATGACAGGATTATTGATATGGCGCCGCAAATTATTAATCAAATTCAAACTATGCTGGAGCGTCTGAAAGGAAATAAACAGCAAAACCAACAAACTGTTTCGGCACAACCTCAAAGCATGCCGCCTGTACAATAA
- a CDS encoding nucleoside recognition domain-containing protein → MVNIIWLAMVILGILVAGYNGNIEVVTKAAFEGAQTGVKTSLNLIAIITFWLGIMKLAEAAGLVQALAYLVRPLTRFLFPSIPPDHPAMGAIVMNLSANILGLGNAATPMGLIAMQELQKLNQRRPDSASDAMCTFLALNTSCITLIPTTIIGIRLLYNSANPTEIVGTTIFATACGMTLAIAVDRVLRFIYNQQGR, encoded by the coding sequence ATGGTTAATATTATTTGGTTGGCTATGGTTATATTAGGAATCCTGGTGGCCGGGTACAACGGCAACATTGAAGTGGTTACTAAAGCAGCCTTTGAAGGAGCACAAACCGGTGTAAAAACCTCTCTCAATTTAATAGCTATTATTACCTTTTGGCTGGGTATAATGAAACTGGCTGAAGCAGCCGGTTTGGTGCAGGCACTGGCGTATCTTGTGCGCCCGTTAACCAGATTTTTATTTCCCAGTATACCGCCCGATCACCCGGCTATGGGTGCTATAGTCATGAATTTAAGTGCCAACATTCTTGGACTGGGCAATGCAGCTACTCCTATGGGGTTGATAGCCATGCAGGAACTGCAAAAATTAAATCAACGCCGGCCGGATTCTGCGTCAGATGCAATGTGCACTTTTTTGGCCTTGAATACATCCTGTATCACACTTATCCCGACTACTATCATAGGTATACGTTTATTATATAACTCGGCCAATCCTACCGAGATTGTTGGAACAACAATTTTTGCTACAGCCTGTGGTATGACACTGGCTATAGCCGTGGATAGGGTTTTGAGGTTTATCTATAATCAGCAAGGGAGATAA
- a CDS encoding spore maturation protein → MYTIISELSRWAIPVVLLLIPLIAFLRGVKVFETFVEGAEQGFHTAIKTIPFLVAMLVAISIFRASGAMELLTGFLSPVLDKVGIPSEILPHAVMRPLSGGAALGIATDIIKNHGPDSFIGRLVSTMQGSSDTTFFVLTLYFGSVGIKKYRYAIISGLVADFTTLAASIIICKIMF, encoded by the coding sequence TTGTATACAATAATATCCGAGCTCTCCCGCTGGGCTATACCGGTAGTGCTGCTGCTGATTCCTCTTATAGCCTTTTTACGTGGTGTCAAAGTCTTTGAAACATTCGTTGAGGGGGCTGAGCAGGGTTTTCATACAGCCATAAAAACTATTCCTTTTTTGGTAGCCATGTTGGTAGCCATAAGTATTTTCAGAGCTTCCGGCGCTATGGAGTTATTAACCGGTTTTTTATCTCCGGTTTTGGATAAGGTGGGAATCCCTTCAGAAATATTGCCTCATGCCGTGATGAGGCCTCTGTCAGGCGGGGCTGCACTGGGCATAGCTACGGATATTATTAAAAATCACGGACCGGACAGCTTCATTGGTCGTCTGGTATCTACTATGCAGGGCAGTAGTGATACTACCTTTTTTGTATTAACACTTTATTTTGGTTCAGTAGGCATTAAAAAATACCGTTATGCGATAATTTCCGGTTTGGTTGCTGATTTTACTACTTTAGCAGCCTCAATAATTATCTGCAAAATCATGTTTTAA